The genomic region TTTATTCATTTCAATCTTAAAATTCACTCGAATTGACTGAATTTACTTAAAATACCAATGAGTTCTAATAATTGAAGCGATATATCCATTCAAGGTTTTAAAAGCGGTGTATTCAATATGGTTTTTGCCGAGGTCAAAACACCATTGCTTTTATAAGTAAGCATTAATTTATAGTTATGATAATTATCGGGGATTTTAATTTGAATCTGAGGACCATATCCCATTTTTTTTGAGGCTAACGGATTTCCATAAGAATCGGTTTTGATTAATGACCACTCCATTTTGCTATCAGGTGTGGTATTTGGAAATCTTATCCATCTATCGTCCTTTAGGAGCAATGCATGATATACATATAATGTCTCTACATTGAGTAATGTAGATGGAGGGAGTATGCGTATTTTTGGCGTAACACTCGAGAGTTCTTGATTTTGTAGTTTTGCCCTTACCAAGTCATACGTATATTTTTTTCTACCTTCTTTGTCTAACAGGCCATCAAAAGATAATTTATGACTTTCCCATTGATCTTGCCAATTTCGTATTATAAATTTATTTGACAATGTTTTTGTCTCTAGGTAATCCGACCCTAGAATATCACCTATATAGAATTGACTTAAAATATTCTTATGGTTTTTAGCTACGTAATTAAGGTTATTGGTATTGGAAACGATAAGAGAAAACATATCTATTGGGATATCATTATCCCTTACGATTCCCACAATTTTTTTCGTGTGCTTAGAAGTCTTTACATCAAGGGACAACACTCTATCGGCATCAATTTCCTTTAGATCTACAGCCAATTTTTTTATCCAATCTATATATGCTATTTTTTGTAAATCTTGAATCGGAGGATTTAAATTATCATTGAATTTGTCCCATAAATCGTTTCCTATGTTCCATGCAATTATATTTGATTGGGATTTTAATTTCGTTACTTTTTTAAGTATTTTCTTTTTATGGCTTTCGAGTTTTACGGAGTCTGACACGAAATCTAAATCACTGGGAATCCAGAAGCTGTAAATGATATTCAATTTATTTTTCTCCGAATATTTTAAAACGTTTTGGTCATAAACACTCAACCCTTCGTACCTGAGTGTATTGAAACCAACACTTTGTATTAGCTCAAAATCTTTTTCTAACTGGTCTTTGTCCAATACAAAATGATTGTTTTTCCAGTTTTGGCCCTTTTTGTATCGAACCCCTTTCATTGTAAAATTAAAATGTATGGGACTATATTTTTTTGATGATTTTGATATGGGCCATGTATAATTTTGAGGTTGTAAAATATATTTTGGGAGTGAGTGATTCAATGCCGTATCGATAACAGATAATTTTTCAAATGTCCAATCCAAGCTGCCGTTTTGATGATAAACTGTTTTGGGAATATTATCATCAACATTACTATTGAATAGTATGATCGATTTAATTTCAGGAAAATCTTTTTTTATGGTGCGTATTGCTTTTTTTGACCAACTCGCTTGGTCGCCTCCCAGTTTTAGCGACCCAAACTCGGTAAGCATTACCGGTTTTTTGGGAAGGTTTTTAAATTTCTCGTGAAAGGGCTTGTATAAATCCTCAAATTCATACCATTTACCATCAGAATTGTATGTACCATAATTTAAGGCGGTAACACCGATCCAGTCTACATAATCTGAGCCCGGAAAATAGTTTTCAACAGCATTAGGTTTCCAAGGGTTCCAAACCCAAACCACATTGTTTCCTTTTATTGAACCAAACAGGGAATGAATATGCTTCCAAGCTTTTATGAATTCTGACGAGGTATTATCGCCACTAGGGGACCAGGGGTAGAACGGGTTGTCAAATTCATGCGCAAATCTCAGGAATACCGGGCGTTTATAACTTTTTAGTTGTTTGGCGATTTTCAGGATATATGCATCATAGATACCTTCTTTAATCCGCTTAAAAATTTTTCGCTCTTTTTCTTCGGGGCCCAACCCGTTGTTGAAAGTAAAATCACTGGCCCAAGGTTCCCATGTTATAAGTGGTATGCTATTGTTTTTATAAATTTTTTCAATCAAATTTTTCGGATATGGGTTTTTCTGTTCATCTCCCCAAGCTAAATAAACAGAAATAATATCAAACGACATATTATTTTTGTTTTCCAGCTTTTCAATAGCTTCAATATTTGATAACCCACCATGACTTGTTGGCTGAAAAATCCCCAAATAATTGTTGGCTGTTATATATTTGCTTGTTGATTCAATGGTATCCCATTTGTTATTTTCAAGTTTTATTAACGAAAAAAACGATATTACAATAAATAACATCAACAAGGGCAGTGCAAGTGGCCGTATCAAACTGAATATTTTATAGGAAACCTCTCTTTTTTTGCTCTTTATCCTTACAAAAAAAGAAATTGCCGAAGTTTTCAATCTGTTCCTTATGAACCGATTATCATTAGTTTTACTGGTTGCCAGATATAAACTAAAAAACATGAATGCGGTATTGATTACAGCAAAGCCGGACATCATCAACGAAAATGGGGTCAAGTCCACACTCAAACCATAGATGACAGAAAATATAGATAGGATACCTATAACTAAATTTGGAATGGCAATTTTAAGATTGGTCGAATTTTCGCCGTCTTTAGGAGTAGGTAGATAAGGTATTTTTTTCTTGATTATGGTATAAATAAAACCAAGAAGGTAAACCCACCAGGTAGCAATCTGCAATAGGCCACCCATAAGATGAAACCCTCTTTCCTCTTTTTCTATAACCCACTTTTGAATATATGCTCTTATCAACAAGGTGCTGGCACTCATGGGTAGTATTATATATATGAAAAAAAGAATGTTACCGCTCCATGGGGTTTTGGACAATAGCAGGGAAAGAATGGGGATTAAAAAATTTATCAGTGTAGTTAAACCCACCAAATAGTGCAATGGCAATAAGCCGTAGTGAAATTTTTGCCGTAAGGTAAAATTCTTGAACAGTTTTGGGTAAACGTAAAACAATAGATCAAAAGTTCCTCTGGCCCATTTTAGTTGTTGTTTAAAAAAAGATGTAAGACTAGAGGGTGCCAGGCCTTTGGCCAAGACCAATGGTACGTAGACAGATTCCCACCCTTTGGCATGTAGTAGCATAGAAGTATGCATATCCTCGGACAACCCAGGTGCATGACCCCCGATACTATCCAGAGCTGCTCTTCTGAATGTACAATTGGCCCCTATGGCATTTGTTGTCCCATATGAGTTCATTGACATCATCATGGGCCCATAAAACTGAAAAGTCTGTTCAGCGGCACCCTTGGCAACAAGGGTCTCCCTTATATTGTAATACGATTGTACAATTTGGACAAAACCGATTTTTTCATTTTCAAAATGGGGTATTATGGGGTCTAAAAAGTTGGGCAAAGGTACATGGTCGGGGTCTAATATGACACAAATTTCACCGGTCGCCTGTTTTAGGGCATTGTTTATATTTCCTGCTTTGGCATTTATTCTATTGGTTCTTGTAACATGTTTTACCCCTAACTTTTTACAGACCTCAATAAGATATGGGTCATTGGCTTCGTCACATAGATAGGTTGTATGCGGGTAGGTAATTTTTTGGATGGCCTCCAGGGTTTCAATAATCATGTCATAAGGTTCTCCGGGAAAATAAGTTGTCAAAATATCAACAGAGAATTCTTTTGTGGATTTTGGGGTTTGAGGTTTTGAAATATCTAGATAATGATACCATATATACAGCTTTCTGAGTACACTATAGCTTATGGTAACTACAAGTGGGTAGTACAAAAATGGATACCCTTTGTACTCGGGCCTGAAAAACCAAAAAAGAAAATTAGCGGTACATAATACCCCGATAGTGATTAGTAAGCGTATGGTGAATTTTTCCTTTTTTGTTGGGGGCATCATAGTCTTAGGCTATTTATCATCTGATGTTTTTAAAACATAAAATGGAGTGTTCGCTGTTGAAAAACTTCCTTTTTTATCTATGACTTTAACAAAAATCCGATAAGGGCCCTCTTTGGAGGGCGTTTTAAAAATTGCTTTGTCCCTCAATGATTTTAAGATGACGTTTTCTTCAACTGCTGGCTTTTTTTCAATATCCCATTCTTTGTAATACCAAGCTTCTGGATATATTTCCCATTTAAAAACAAGTGATGTATCTATAGTACTGTTGAACAACAATTTTGATTCTAAAGTGTCATTAGAGGTAAAAATCAATTGGTCTTGAGACCCCTTGTCATCTACCAGCATATATTTGATCTGAGGAACGGAATCATTCGAAACCGGTGTATTTTTCCAAATACTTTTCAAACTATAATATGCTTGGGATTTCCTTCCTTTTTCATCAAAAATGTTAAACCATGTATGGGTTCTTTCCTGTTTTTGACCCCAATAAAAGACAACACTCCCCAAACCGTCTTCGTTTGATTTCAAATGATCGGTAAATCTCTCTTTATATTGCTCTCCTTTTTTTGTGCTTGTAGGTTCAATCGGTGACTGCCATATGGTCTTTTTTTCCTCCCAAGGCCCATTATTTCCCCATTCGCTATAATAATGAGGTATTTGCCTTCTTGTGTAGGTAAAAACTTCTGACAACAAAGGCTTTACATCTGCAATGCTTCCAAATACATTATAGCCTATGACATCTATATGTGGTGAATGCAAGTGTATGCTCAATGTTTGTTTTCTTGAGGCCGCATTGATAGAAGTACTTATCAAGTGGTCCGGATCCTCTTTATGTATGATATCTATCAAGTCGTTATACGTTTTTATGAAATCGTTTTTAAAGATCGTAAACGGATATTCAACTTCGTTTCCCAAGTTCCAAAATAACAAAGCAGGGTAGTTTTTATACCGTTTAACGAATGCACCTACCCATTTTTTCAACTCTTTGTTATTTTGGGAATTACTGTAATAATTATAATTTTTATTATATCTGGGAACGGGTATGTCAACTATTACTGAAATTCCCAACTTTTCGGCTTTTATAAGGGTGGAATCTAGATGTATGGTGTCATATACCCTAAACGTATTTCCTCCTGCTTCAAAAAGTTCATTCAGATGACCTTTGCCAGCGGCTCCTTTGATGGTAAACGGCTTTCCGTCTTTGTGCAAAATGTTTTTGCCATTTATGTTTTTTATATGAACCTTACCTACAAGAGGTTTTGATTTTGGAACGGAAAATATAAGGTGCAGAACAAGAAGAGCTGTTCCAAATATGATTGAGAATATTAGGGGGATTTTATATCTCTTACGCAAATTCTATGTTTTGGGGAAACTTTAAAATACCTGGTATGTAAATCGATATTTATATTTTCCGATACAAATATATAGGTAACGGATAAACTTCTTGATAATTTTGCCTGTAGATTAAAAATTTTGAAACCAGTTTTTATTATCGATTATGACTATTATTTAAATATATCATTGCCAATTAACCTTTAAAACTAATAGATTATAGATAAATGATATCGAAATGATTAAAAATTATCTAGGTTTGTCCGCATAAAGATCGACAAAGATTTTTGAACTCTACGTATGCTTTTTAATTCTTTTGATTTTCTTATTTTCTTTCCGTTGGTTGTCATACTTTATTATACCATAAGGCATTCATACAGATGGCTTTTATTATTGGTGTCGAGCTATTATTTTTATGGAGCATTAGAGCCAAGTCTGATACCATTGTTATGGATTTCTACCTTGACGGATTATTACTGTGGAAAAAAAATATATGGGCAGAAAAAGCAAAAAATCCGGAAAATATTTTTATTCATCAGCCTTACGATTAATATAGGTCTATTGGTCGGGTTTAAATATTTGCACTTCATTACCTCAAGTTTTTTTGAATTAGTTGAATTTTTGGGCTTAAGTACAACCAAACCTCATGTGGCGAATAACTTTGTTTTTTCCAAAATCTTACTTCCCGTGGGTATTAGCTTCTATACCTTTCAAACGATGAGCTATACTATTGATGTATACCGAAAAAAAATCGTTCCAGAAATGCATTTGGGCAAATTTGCACTATTTGTATCATTTTTCCCTCAACTGGTTGCGGGACCCATTGAGCGTGCCAACAGGCTTTTACCTCAATTTTATGAAAAAGTAAAATTCAATGTAAAAAATATAAAGAGGGGGTTAATATTTATGGCCTGGGGTTTTTTTTTGAAAGTTGTCGTAGCAGATAGGTTAGGTATTTATGTTGATGAGGCTTTTTTGAACCCTGCCGATCATTCTGGGATACCTTTGGCATTGGGTGGGTTTTTCTTTGGTTTTCAAATTTATTACGATTTTTCTGCATACACTGCTATTGCAATCGGTTCTGCCAAAGTTTTGGGTATAGACTTGATGCAAAATTTTAATCGGCCTTTCTTTTCAACATCTGCCAATG from Costertonia aggregata harbors:
- a CDS encoding glycosyltransferase family 2 protein; translated protein: MMPPTKKEKFTIRLLITIGVLCTANFLFWFFRPEYKGYPFLYYPLVVTISYSVLRKLYIWYHYLDISKPQTPKSTKEFSVDILTTYFPGEPYDMIIETLEAIQKITYPHTTYLCDEANDPYLIEVCKKLGVKHVTRTNRINAKAGNINNALKQATGEICVILDPDHVPLPNFLDPIIPHFENEKIGFVQIVQSYYNIRETLVAKGAAEQTFQFYGPMMMSMNSYGTTNAIGANCTFRRAALDSIGGHAPGLSEDMHTSMLLHAKGWESVYVPLVLAKGLAPSSLTSFFKQQLKWARGTFDLLFYVYPKLFKNFTLRQKFHYGLLPLHYLVGLTTLINFLIPILSLLLSKTPWSGNILFFIYIILPMSASTLLIRAYIQKWVIEKEERGFHLMGGLLQIATWWVYLLGFIYTIIKKKIPYLPTPKDGENSTNLKIAIPNLVIGILSIFSVIYGLSVDLTPFSLMMSGFAVINTAFMFFSLYLATSKTNDNRFIRNRLKTSAISFFVRIKSKKREVSYKIFSLIRPLALPLLMLFIVISFFSLIKLENNKWDTIESTSKYITANNYLGIFQPTSHGGLSNIEAIEKLENKNNMSFDIISVYLAWGDEQKNPYPKNLIEKIYKNNSIPLITWEPWASDFTFNNGLGPEEKERKIFKRIKEGIYDAYILKIAKQLKSYKRPVFLRFAHEFDNPFYPWSPSGDNTSSEFIKAWKHIHSLFGSIKGNNVVWVWNPWKPNAVENYFPGSDYVDWIGVTALNYGTYNSDGKWYEFEDLYKPFHEKFKNLPKKPVMLTEFGSLKLGGDQASWSKKAIRTIKKDFPEIKSIILFNSNVDDNIPKTVYHQNGSLDWTFEKLSVIDTALNHSLPKYILQPQNYTWPISKSSKKYSPIHFNFTMKGVRYKKGQNWKNNHFVLDKDQLEKDFELIQSVGFNTLRYEGLSVYDQNVLKYSEKNKLNIIYSFWIPSDLDFVSDSVKLESHKKKILKKVTKLKSQSNIIAWNIGNDLWDKFNDNLNPPIQDLQKIAYIDWIKKLAVDLKEIDADRVLSLDVKTSKHTKKIVGIVRDNDIPIDMFSLIVSNTNNLNYVAKNHKNILSQFYIGDILGSDYLETKTLSNKFIIRNWQDQWESHKLSFDGLLDKEGRKKYTYDLVRAKLQNQELSSVTPKIRILPPSTLLNVETLYVYHALLLKDDRWIRFPNTTPDSKMEWSLIKTDSYGNPLASKKMGYGPQIQIKIPDNYHNYKLMLTYKSNGVLTSAKTILNTPLLKP
- a CDS encoding cellulase family glycosylhydrolase: MHKDGKPFTIKGAAGKGHLNELFEAGGNTFRVYDTIHLDSTLIKAEKLGISVIVDIPVPRYNKNYNYYSNSQNNKELKKWVGAFVKRYKNYPALLFWNLGNEVEYPFTIFKNDFIKTYNDLIDIIHKEDPDHLISTSINAASRKQTLSIHLHSPHIDVIGYNVFGSIADVKPLLSEVFTYTRRQIPHYYSEWGNNGPWEEKKTIWQSPIEPTSTKKGEQYKERFTDHLKSNEDGLGSVVFYWGQKQERTHTWFNIFDEKGRKSQAYYSLKSIWKNTPVSNDSVPQIKYMLVDDKGSQDQLIFTSNDTLESKLLFNSTIDTSLVFKWEIYPEAWYYKEWDIEKKPAVEENVILKSLRDKAIFKTPSKEGPYRIFVKVIDKKGSFSTANTPFYVLKTSDDK